GGGTGGCGCCCGCGCCCGCGCCGGTACGACCGGGCATCGTGGCACGCCCCGGCTCGGTGGCCGTGGTGACGCTGCGCGCCTCCGGCGGCTCCCGGGTGCACCTGAGCACCGACCTGGGCGAGACGTGGTCGCTGCTCACCGACCTGGACGCGCGGATCTCCGACGTGGCCTGGTTGGACCGCGACGGCGCGGGCGCGCTGCTGGTGGCCACCGACACGGGCCTGTACGAGGTGTCGCTGCTGCCCGGGGCGGTGCCGTTGCAGATCCTGGTCGACCCGTCCGACGCCGACCGGGGGTTCTACGCGGTGCGTGCGTTCGTCTCGGAACGGGGCGTGCCGGGCGTGGCGGTGGCCGCGCAGGCCAGCTTCGGGGTGTACCTGTCGACCGCTGGCGGGCGACCCGGCAGCTTCACGCATGTCGGCCTCTCCAACGTGGACAACCGGGTGTTGGCGGTGCAGTACGACGGCCCGGCCACCCTGCTGTGGAGCGGCGCGGGTGAGCCGGACCCGAAGAAGCCCGGCCAGGGCTGTCACCGCACCCGGCTGTTCGAGTCCGACGTGAAGTGGCAGTCGATGCAGGCCGGCTGGATCGGTGGCACCTGCCGGGATCTCGCGTTCGCCGGCCAACAGGCGGTGGCGGCCACGCAGAGCGGCGGGGTGCTGCGGCTGGACACCCTGGCCGCTCAGCCGCAGTGGCAGGCGGTGATGGTCAACTGCGGTTTGCCGCTGCGGGACCGGACCCGGTTCGTGCCGGTCGACGCCATTGCCGTGAGCGGGGGCGCGGGCGGCCACGCGACCGGCAGCTCCGGCGCGGCGGAGCGGCTGATCCTGGCCGGCGGCGAACGCGGCGTGCACCGCAGCGCCGACGCCGTCGACTGGATGCCCAGCGCCAACCAGGCCACCGCCGACGTGGTGACCGTCCCGGATACCTGGCTGCTCTGCTCCGGCGAGCACGACATCGAGGTGGTGCGCCAGGATGCGACGCTCGGCGATTGAACGGTTGCTGCCCGCCGCCTATCAGCGGGCCTGCGTGCCGGGCAGCGTGCTCTGGGCGCTGCTGGACGTGATGGAGGGGCTGCACGCCCCGGACGAGGCGATCCTCGCCGAGGTGGACGCCCTGTTCGACCCGTACCGGGCGCCGGACGGGATGGTCGTGCAGTTGACCCGCTGGGTGGCGATGGACCACGTGGTGGCCTCGCCCCGGCCGGACGCCCCGCTGCCGCTGCCGGTGGGCCGGCTGCGCGACCTGGTGGCCAACGCCGCGCTGCTGGCCCGGTGGCGCGGCACCCCGTACGGGATGCGCAGGGCTCTTGAGCTGGCCACCGGGATGCCCGGCTTCGCGATCGACGAACCGGCCGAGCAGCCCTTCCACGTCGTGGTACGGGTGCCGGCCGCCGCCGCCGGCCAGCTCGCCGTGATCACCCGCATCGTCGAGGCGGAGAAACCGGCCTCGACCACCGTCGAGATCGTCCTGGAAGAGGAGTCATCATGACCACCGAGTGGGCGGTCGTCGCCGCCGCCGAGCAGTTCACCCTCGACCCGCGCAACAGCGGCGAGCTGACCTTCACCGTCTCCAACCCGGGCAACGCACCGGACACGGTGGTGTTCGACGTGGCGCCCGGTGACGGCTCTCAGCGGGCGTGGTTCACCGTCGCCGAGCCGCAGCGGGTGGTCCCCGGCCAGGGTTCGGTGTCGTTCCTGGTCAAGCTCGCCGTGCCGGCGGGTACCCCGCCTCGCCGCTACGACATGACCGGGTTCGCGTACTCGGCGAACACCGCGCCGGAGGAGAGTTCCCGCTCCAGCGGGCGGGTCACGTACGAGGTGCGGGCGGTGGCGCCGCCACGGCGTACCCCGTGGCTGTGGATCGCCGCGGCGGCGGCGTTGGTGCTG
The window above is part of the Micromonospora sp. LH3U1 genome. Proteins encoded here:
- a CDS encoding phage tail protein translates to MRRSAIERLLPAAYQRACVPGSVLWALLDVMEGLHAPDEAILAEVDALFDPYRAPDGMVVQLTRWVAMDHVVASPRPDAPLPLPVGRLRDLVANAALLARWRGTPYGMRRALELATGMPGFAIDEPAEQPFHVVVRVPAAAAGQLAVITRIVEAEKPASTTVEIVLEEESS